A DNA window from Christiangramia salexigens contains the following coding sequences:
- a CDS encoding phosphopantetheine-binding protein — protein MSNLHTQLKESIIEQLNLEDMEVSEISNDEPLFGDGLGLDSIDALELIVLLEKDYGIKLADPQQGKEVFESINSMVDYIQKHRTK, from the coding sequence ATGAGTAACCTGCATACCCAACTTAAAGAAAGTATTATTGAACAACTTAACCTCGAGGATATGGAGGTGAGTGAGATTTCGAATGACGAACCACTATTTGGCGACGGTCTTGGCTTAGATAGTATAGATGCTCTGGAACTAATCGTTCTCCTAGAAAAAGATTATGGTATTAAACTAGCCGATCCTCAGCAGGGGAAGGAAGTCTTCGAATCCATTAATAGTATGGTGGATTACATTCAAAAGCATCGCACCAAATAA
- a CDS encoding beta-ketoacyl synthase chain length factor — protein sequence MNRLYINGISSISPQPEDFLETGEIRVYSENIISAIEMDYKSLIRPMQLRRMSKAVKMGIYCTLKCMEDAGTHDLDAIIIGSGQGCQQDTEKFLESMLKNDELILSPTSFIQSTHNTVGGQIALHLQCYAYNMTYTQNSVSFESALNDALMQNMKLTEPNSILVGGVDEISKSFTGFLRLDGQIKQNDIENTGLFNSNSSGTIFSESAAFFALSNNSDSKTYAEILGVDIFNSAENYEVPDKIKAFLKTYDLETSDIDLILLGNNGDIRYNDYYRILQEHLFKATPQLGYKHLIGENNSASAYAVWLACKIFKKNNIPDVLKLNTLNYSKPKYILIYNQYLGKNHGLILLQKP from the coding sequence ATGAATAGACTCTATATAAACGGTATATCATCGATCTCTCCGCAACCCGAAGATTTTTTGGAAACCGGTGAAATAAGAGTTTATAGCGAGAATATTATCTCTGCCATTGAAATGGACTATAAAAGTCTGATCAGGCCCATGCAACTTCGAAGAATGTCCAAAGCTGTAAAAATGGGAATATATTGTACTCTGAAATGCATGGAAGATGCTGGCACCCATGATTTAGATGCGATTATAATAGGTAGCGGGCAAGGCTGCCAGCAAGACACAGAGAAATTTCTGGAGTCCATGTTAAAGAATGATGAACTTATTTTAAGTCCCACATCTTTTATTCAATCTACTCATAATACAGTAGGTGGCCAGATCGCATTGCATTTACAATGTTATGCTTATAATATGACTTATACTCAAAATTCTGTTTCTTTTGAAAGTGCTTTAAATGATGCTCTGATGCAAAATATGAAGTTAACCGAACCTAATTCTATTTTGGTTGGAGGAGTTGATGAGATCTCTAAATCCTTTACCGGATTTCTTAGGTTGGATGGCCAGATAAAACAAAATGATATAGAAAACACTGGTCTTTTTAATTCTAATAGCTCCGGTACGATTTTCTCGGAATCTGCAGCATTTTTTGCCTTAAGTAATAACTCTGATTCCAAAACCTATGCGGAAATTTTGGGTGTTGATATTTTCAATTCTGCAGAGAATTATGAAGTCCCGGATAAAATAAAAGCATTTTTAAAAACCTATGATCTGGAGACTTCAGATATAGACCTGATTTTGTTGGGCAATAATGGGGATATTAGATATAACGATTATTACAGAATCTTACAGGAACACCTTTTTAAGGCTACACCTCAATTAGGCTATAAACATTTGATTGGTGAAAATAATTCGGCTTCGGCATATGCTGTTTGGCTGGCTTGCAAAATATTTAAAAAAAACAATATTCCGGATGTTCTCAAATTGAATACGTTAAACTATAGTAAGCCAAAATATATACTTATCTATAATCAGTATCTTGGGAAAAACCACGGACTCATTCTTTTACAAAAGCCTTGA
- a CDS encoding LolA family protein, with translation MRILSVLLLLLSLNMFGQSEILNKTEENLFKTKVLTKASEINSLSADFIQLKHLAMLAESPQSRGKVYFTLPDLLKWEYTYPYDYEVIFNGSRLFLKEEGQVSEVDLSANKTFGKMGQLVAGSLNGKILLATLDFDITYHKIKGDTKARIIPRNKELLGMFKEIWVSFNSDYLIRMVLLVDPSGDTTEILLKNIKINQPINPSVFQN, from the coding sequence ATGCGTATACTTAGTGTATTATTATTGCTTTTAAGCCTGAACATGTTTGGGCAAAGCGAAATTTTAAATAAAACCGAAGAAAACCTCTTTAAGACTAAAGTTCTTACAAAAGCCAGCGAGATAAATAGTTTGTCTGCAGATTTTATTCAATTAAAACATTTAGCTATGTTGGCTGAAAGCCCGCAAAGTCGGGGGAAGGTTTATTTCACCTTGCCGGATCTGCTAAAATGGGAATACACTTATCCTTATGATTATGAGGTGATCTTTAATGGCTCCAGACTTTTTCTAAAAGAAGAAGGTCAGGTTTCGGAGGTGGATCTATCAGCAAATAAGACCTTCGGTAAGATGGGTCAACTTGTTGCCGGAAGTTTGAATGGGAAGATTTTGCTGGCGACTTTAGATTTTGATATTACTTATCATAAGATTAAAGGTGATACCAAGGCCAGGATAATTCCAAGAAACAAAGAATTATTGGGAATGTTTAAGGAGATCTGGGTCAGTTTTAATTCAGATTATTTGATAAGAATGGTCTTATTGGTAGATCCTTCGGGAGATACAACTGAAATTTTATTGAAAAATATAAAAATTAACCAACCTATTAATCCTTCAGTTTTTCAAAACTAA
- a CDS encoding DUF2062 domain-containing protein codes for MAREPIFQSRFNKLNCCVIVPTYNNASTLPSFLEDLKLYTSNIIIINDGSTDETAEILNRYPQFNIKKHTVNQGKGIALKTGFKFAEELNYDYGITIDSDGQHYPDDLYVFLEELEKRPVGSKEILLVGDRNMGSENVPGKSSMGNRFSNFWFLVVTGIELHDSQSGYRLYPVKLINSLKLITWKFELEIEVLVKAAWRDVQVRNIPIKVLYKEEERVTHFRPFWDIVRIVLLYMWFVLVSFFYIHPRNKYQDFRKKGLKKFWQDNIVKSQESPARKAAAICIGVLAGLSPFWGLHTLIVFSLAAVLNLNKVISFLFSNISIPPFIPFIIYAGLQTGSVIMGKGLDWDLNLQKLKSGNDVLLGIWQYLIGSIVFAILVSGLTWIIFYFIFSVIKRKKVVKP; via the coding sequence TTGGCCAGAGAACCAATTTTTCAATCCAGATTTAATAAACTTAATTGCTGCGTTATTGTTCCAACCTACAATAACGCCTCTACCTTACCCAGCTTTCTGGAAGACCTGAAACTCTATACTTCCAATATCATTATTATTAATGATGGATCTACAGATGAAACAGCTGAAATTTTAAATCGCTACCCACAATTTAACATCAAGAAACATACTGTTAATCAAGGAAAAGGAATTGCATTAAAAACGGGCTTTAAATTTGCTGAAGAATTGAATTATGACTATGGGATCACAATAGATTCTGATGGTCAACATTATCCAGACGATCTGTACGTATTTCTGGAAGAGCTTGAAAAAAGACCGGTAGGTTCCAAAGAGATATTGCTGGTAGGAGACCGTAATATGGGTAGTGAGAACGTTCCCGGCAAAAGCAGTATGGGTAACCGTTTTTCTAATTTTTGGTTTCTTGTGGTCACGGGGATTGAACTTCATGATTCTCAAAGCGGATATAGATTATACCCTGTTAAGCTTATAAATTCATTGAAGCTTATTACCTGGAAATTTGAACTTGAGATCGAAGTCCTTGTAAAAGCGGCCTGGCGCGATGTACAAGTGAGAAATATTCCAATAAAGGTATTATATAAAGAAGAGGAACGAGTTACACATTTCAGACCTTTTTGGGATATAGTTAGGATCGTACTGTTATACATGTGGTTCGTTCTAGTAAGTTTTTTTTATATCCATCCACGAAATAAATATCAGGACTTTAGAAAGAAAGGACTTAAGAAGTTCTGGCAGGATAATATCGTTAAATCTCAGGAATCTCCTGCAAGAAAAGCCGCAGCAATATGTATAGGTGTTTTAGCGGGATTGAGTCCGTTTTGGGGTTTGCATACATTGATAGTTTTCAGTCTTGCAGCCGTTCTTAATTTAAATAAGGTTATATCCTTTTTATTTTCAAATATAAGCATACCGCCTTTTATTCCATTTATAATCTATGCCGGTCTTCAAACGGGATCTGTTATAATGGGAAAAGGCCTTGATTGGGATCTGAATTTACAAAAATTGAAGTCTGGGAATGATGTTTTACTTGGTATATGGCAGTATTTAATAGGTAGTATAGTTTTTGCAATTCTTGTTTCCGGCCTTACATGGATTATCTTTTATTTCATATTTTCGGTTATCAAACGAAAAAAGGTGGTTAAACCTTGA
- the fabG gene encoding 3-oxoacyl-ACP reductase FabG codes for MKYALVTGGSRGIGKAICIELAKELGYNILLNYHSNTEVAEKTKTYLEALGVSCDILKFDVSNFEETKSSIEEWKEQNPEAIIEVLVNNAGITKDGLFIWTDQNAWNSVINTSLNGFYNVTQNVLKDMLRSRYGRIINIVSLSGLKGNPGQVNYSAAKGAVTAATKALAQEVGKRKLTVNAVAPGFVKSDMTADFDENELKKMIPLNRFGEAEEVASLVGFLASEKASYITGEVININGGLYS; via the coding sequence ATGAAATACGCATTGGTTACCGGAGGATCCAGAGGCATTGGAAAAGCTATTTGTATAGAACTTGCAAAAGAACTGGGTTATAATATTCTGCTTAATTATCATTCCAATACAGAGGTAGCCGAAAAAACTAAAACCTATTTAGAAGCCCTTGGAGTATCCTGTGACATATTAAAATTTGATGTTTCTAATTTTGAGGAGACCAAAAGCTCTATCGAAGAATGGAAAGAACAAAACCCGGAAGCTATTATCGAGGTTTTGGTAAATAATGCAGGAATCACCAAGGATGGCCTTTTTATATGGACAGATCAAAATGCATGGAATTCGGTGATTAATACAAGTCTGAATGGATTTTATAATGTGACCCAAAACGTGTTAAAAGATATGCTGAGAAGCAGATATGGGCGTATCATTAATATAGTTTCATTATCGGGTCTTAAAGGTAATCCCGGGCAGGTTAATTATTCGGCAGCTAAAGGGGCGGTGACCGCTGCTACAAAAGCCCTGGCGCAGGAAGTAGGAAAACGAAAACTTACTGTAAATGCTGTTGCTCCAGGTTTTGTGAAATCTGATATGACGGCTGACTTTGATGAAAATGAACTAAAAAAAATGATTCCATTGAACAGATTTGGTGAGGCTGAAGAGGTCGCCAGTCTTGTTGGTTTTTTAGCTTCAGAGAAAGCCTCTTATATCACCGGAGAAGTGATCAATATTAATGGTGGTTTATACTCCTAA
- a CDS encoding polysaccharide deacetylase family protein, translating to MAEQAVGLSFDDGPVENTLRILEVLDRHAVKAAFFCIGENIKTNPEIFKEIIKRGHIVGNHTYSHSKFLGIFSRDGWLSEIKRCDEIAKDIAGVKMELFRPPFGILNPKTKRALKITGHKVIGWSIRPYDAITGSEDLILKRITKNIEKGDLILLHDNMDKTVAILEQLLVILKEQNFGVVRPDELFDINAYT from the coding sequence ATGGCAGAGCAGGCTGTAGGCTTAAGTTTTGATGATGGCCCGGTAGAGAATACATTAAGAATCCTTGAGGTTTTGGATAGACATGCTGTAAAAGCGGCATTCTTTTGTATAGGTGAAAATATAAAAACAAATCCAGAAATTTTTAAAGAGATCATTAAGCGTGGGCATATAGTTGGAAATCATACTTATTCTCACTCTAAATTTTTGGGAATTTTCAGTAGGGATGGTTGGCTAAGTGAAATTAAACGTTGTGATGAGATCGCCAAGGATATTGCAGGTGTTAAAATGGAACTATTTAGGCCTCCATTCGGAATATTGAATCCAAAGACAAAAAGAGCTTTAAAAATTACAGGACATAAGGTTATTGGCTGGAGTATTAGACCTTATGATGCCATAACTGGTTCTGAGGATCTGATTTTAAAAAGGATCACTAAAAATATAGAAAAAGGAGATTTGATTTTGCTACATGATAACATGGATAAGACGGTAGCTATATTGGAACAATTATTGGTTATTCTTAAAGAACAAAATTTCGGTGTTGTAAGGCCCGATGAACTATTTGATATCAATGCGTATACTTAG
- a CDS encoding lipid A biosynthesis acyltransferase: MAKWQGKSRGTLLGFKIYVKIIKFLGLYFAYFVLLFVAAYFIIFSFNSTRSTYYLFRKRLKYSPLLSAIHVYRSYFTFGRIQLDRIAITSGMKNKFTFEFDGVEHIENLLEEKKGGILLTAHIGNFNLAKHFFEEKHSDAVVNLVVTDFEHRQIKNYIESVTGKSEVKIIVLKEDLSHIFEMKEALSKNELLVFAADRYLENSKTYKALFLGESVKFPRGPFKLAARNKIPVLFVHLMREKNFHYHFFARPYKPIENSAQEILKYYLEDLEKMVRTYPHQWYNYYDYWNDFS, from the coding sequence ATGGCGAAGTGGCAAGGTAAATCTAGAGGTACTCTGCTGGGATTTAAGATATATGTTAAGATCATAAAATTTCTAGGCCTTTATTTTGCATATTTCGTGTTGCTCTTTGTTGCTGCGTATTTTATTATTTTCTCCTTTAATTCCACAAGGAGTACTTATTATCTATTCAGAAAAAGGCTGAAATATTCACCTTTATTATCTGCGATACATGTTTACAGGAGTTATTTTACTTTTGGTAGAATTCAACTGGACCGCATTGCGATCACGAGCGGAATGAAAAATAAATTCACTTTTGAATTTGATGGAGTGGAGCATATAGAGAATCTACTCGAAGAGAAAAAAGGTGGCATATTGCTTACTGCGCATATTGGTAATTTTAATCTTGCGAAGCATTTTTTTGAAGAAAAGCATTCTGATGCTGTGGTCAATTTGGTAGTAACAGATTTTGAACACCGGCAGATCAAAAATTACATAGAGTCTGTGACAGGAAAATCTGAAGTGAAAATAATTGTACTCAAAGAAGATCTAAGTCACATTTTTGAAATGAAAGAGGCTTTGAGCAAAAATGAACTTTTGGTTTTTGCAGCCGACCGTTACCTTGAGAATTCAAAAACTTATAAAGCATTATTCCTTGGTGAGTCGGTAAAGTTTCCACGCGGACCTTTTAAACTGGCTGCGCGAAACAAAATCCCTGTACTTTTTGTGCATTTAATGAGAGAAAAGAACTTTCATTATCACTTTTTTGCACGGCCTTATAAACCCATAGAAAATTCGGCACAGGAAATTTTAAAATATTATCTTGAAGACCTTGAAAAGATGGTGAGGACTTATCCGCACCAATGGTATAATTATTACGATTACTGGAACGACTTTAGTTAA
- a CDS encoding beta-ketoacyl synthase N-terminal-like domain-containing protein — MKKNFLLTDSIISPIGFGTFENINAIRSGRSALQFHERDGFEKGCYAGLIPESLIDLSFQELGDIDSYTKLEKMIILSIDQVLEENPGLDLESTGLILATTKGNIDLLRKNDFSSERLFLWNMAETIAEFFGFIQKPIVVSNACVSGSLAIRTANDLINSGRFSKVIVAGGDLVSDFVLSGFQSFQAISPEPCRPFSDDRKGISLGEAAAAVLIGSSDDITEEGIAYIDGVSANDANHISGPSRNGEGLYLSIKKLLQRNDIKPAQIDYLSAHGTATTYNDDMESIAFHRAGLSEVPVNSFKAYYGHSLGASALIESILTKHSLLNNELLRSLNFTTSGTSEKLNIIEENRSEDLNFALKTASGFGGGNLAIFLKKERL, encoded by the coding sequence ATGAAAAAGAACTTCCTTCTAACCGATTCTATTATTTCTCCTATAGGTTTTGGTACTTTCGAAAATATCAATGCTATTAGGAGTGGAAGATCAGCACTTCAGTTTCATGAAAGAGATGGTTTTGAAAAAGGTTGCTATGCAGGGCTTATTCCCGAAAGTCTTATTGACCTGAGTTTTCAGGAATTAGGAGATATTGATTCCTACACAAAACTTGAAAAAATGATCATCCTTTCGATAGATCAGGTTTTAGAAGAAAATCCAGGTTTAGATCTTGAGTCCACGGGACTAATTCTGGCAACCACCAAAGGAAATATCGATCTGCTTCGCAAAAATGATTTCAGCTCTGAAAGGTTGTTTCTTTGGAATATGGCCGAAACTATTGCGGAATTTTTTGGCTTTATCCAAAAACCGATTGTTGTGTCCAATGCTTGTGTCTCAGGCAGTCTGGCCATTAGAACCGCAAATGATCTTATCAATTCAGGTAGATTTAGCAAGGTAATTGTTGCCGGAGGAGATCTGGTATCTGATTTTGTATTATCTGGATTTCAATCCTTTCAGGCCATTAGTCCTGAACCATGCAGACCTTTTTCCGACGATAGGAAGGGCATAAGCCTTGGAGAAGCTGCGGCGGCTGTATTGATAGGCTCATCTGATGATATTACCGAAGAGGGAATAGCTTATATAGACGGTGTGAGTGCTAATGATGCAAACCATATTTCCGGACCTAGTCGAAACGGGGAAGGACTGTACTTAAGTATAAAGAAACTATTACAACGAAATGATATCAAGCCGGCACAGATAGATTATTTATCTGCACACGGTACGGCAACGACTTATAATGACGATATGGAATCGATCGCTTTTCACAGGGCAGGTCTTTCTGAAGTTCCGGTAAATAGCTTTAAAGCTTATTACGGTCATAGTTTGGGAGCTTCGGCCTTAATAGAAAGCATTCTTACCAAACACAGTTTATTGAACAATGAATTGCTTAGATCCTTGAATTTCACAACCTCTGGGACTTCGGAAAAATTAAATATTATCGAAGAGAATCGTAGCGAAGATTTAAATTTTGCGCTTAAAACTGCATCCGGATTTGGAGGAGGCAATCTCGCTATTTTCTTAAAAAAAGAAAGGCTTTAG
- a CDS encoding beta-ketoacyl-[acyl-carrier-protein] synthase family protein has protein sequence MKGVAVTGLGIVSSIGKDLNENYKSLSLEKHGISFPELLGTTHRNLPVGEIKLSKSELENILQLNEGHRYTRAAMLGIMAIKDLLNSSGYKEFPKDTAFISGTSVGGIDTTEKLYTDYPKNTQNRRFIEAQHPGFTTEQIAEYFNLKSFVTTISTACSSSANAIMLGARMIRSGKLKRVIVGGSDCLTKFTLNGFNSLKILSPDKCLPFDNSRNGLNLGEAAAYLILEADELCGSRHVYGRLTGYGNANDAYHQTASSENGDGAYLAMFKALEVANLNPANVDYINAHGTGTINNDLSESRALQRIFGKVMRSFSSTKAFTGHTLAAAGAVEAVFSLLALKHQEIFPNLNFKSEMEETGLRPVTRIKSEKINTILSNSFGFGGNCTSLIFQADE, from the coding sequence ATGAAAGGCGTTGCCGTCACCGGACTTGGTATCGTTTCTTCCATAGGGAAGGATTTGAACGAGAATTATAAAAGTCTGAGCCTTGAAAAGCACGGTATAAGTTTCCCTGAACTTCTTGGTACAACACACCGTAATTTACCTGTTGGAGAAATAAAGTTAAGTAAGTCTGAACTTGAAAATATTCTGCAACTTAATGAAGGTCATCGCTACACAAGGGCTGCAATGCTCGGCATCATGGCAATAAAAGATCTTTTGAATTCCAGCGGTTATAAAGAATTTCCTAAGGACACAGCTTTTATTTCAGGAACGAGTGTAGGCGGAATAGATACTACAGAAAAGCTTTATACTGATTATCCCAAGAATACTCAAAATCGTAGGTTCATAGAGGCACAACATCCGGGATTCACTACAGAGCAAATTGCCGAATATTTTAATTTAAAATCTTTTGTTACCACAATTAGCACAGCATGTTCTTCATCTGCTAATGCTATTATGCTTGGTGCAAGGATGATTCGCTCCGGGAAATTAAAGAGAGTTATCGTTGGAGGCTCAGATTGCCTTACTAAATTCACTCTAAACGGTTTTAATTCCCTGAAGATCCTTTCACCAGACAAATGTCTTCCTTTTGATAATAGCAGAAATGGTTTGAATTTAGGTGAAGCAGCTGCATATCTAATACTTGAAGCCGATGAACTTTGTGGATCCAGACATGTTTACGGCAGACTAACCGGTTATGGAAATGCAAATGATGCCTACCATCAAACTGCATCTTCCGAAAACGGAGATGGGGCTTATCTCGCTATGTTTAAAGCGCTGGAGGTTGCAAATCTAAATCCAGCTAATGTAGATTATATCAATGCACATGGTACAGGGACTATTAATAATGACCTTTCTGAAAGCAGGGCACTTCAGAGGATCTTTGGTAAGGTTATGCGTAGTTTTAGTTCTACTAAAGCTTTTACCGGACACACACTAGCCGCCGCAGGTGCCGTAGAAGCCGTATTTAGTTTACTTGCTCTGAAGCATCAGGAAATTTTTCCTAATCTCAACTTTAAATCGGAGATGGAGGAAACCGGTCTGAGACCAGTGACCAGGATAAAATCTGAAAAAATCAATACAATTCTTTCCAATTCGTTCGGCTTCGGTGGGAACTGTACATCTCTAATATTTCAGGCTGATGAATAG
- a CDS encoding hydroxymyristoyl-ACP dehydratase: MVLKNFYEVIDTKIEDDKHCTTLKVNAEHEIFNGHFPGRPVTPGVVLMQLFKDEAERISKNQLQFVRGNNIKFTAVFDPTDCNELLLESNLEEAGDFFNLKGIAKNNNGIVLKISSLYHKL; encoded by the coding sequence ATGGTTTTAAAGAACTTTTACGAGGTAATTGATACGAAGATTGAAGACGATAAGCATTGTACTACATTAAAAGTAAATGCTGAACATGAGATCTTCAACGGGCATTTTCCCGGAAGACCTGTTACCCCAGGAGTTGTACTTATGCAACTTTTCAAGGACGAAGCAGAACGCATCAGCAAAAACCAACTTCAGTTTGTTAGAGGAAATAATATAAAATTTACTGCGGTTTTTGATCCAACCGACTGTAATGAGCTCCTTCTTGAATCAAACCTGGAAGAAGCGGGAGACTTTTTCAATCTTAAAGGAATAGCTAAGAATAACAATGGTATTGTATTAAAGATCAGCTCATTATACCATAAATTATAA
- a CDS encoding acyl-CoA thioesterase has translation MSNNLLETELQLKVRFHECDSLKIVWHGNYLKYFEEGREDFGVKHKISYLDVERYGYATPVVKSLCEHKHPLKYGDHFIVRTSFENSPAAKLIYNYEILSGEKLICTGQTVQVFTDENSELVLYPPSFFLDWKKQMGLI, from the coding sequence ATGAGCAATAATTTGCTGGAAACAGAACTTCAATTAAAGGTAAGATTTCATGAATGCGATTCACTAAAAATTGTCTGGCATGGAAACTATCTAAAATATTTTGAGGAAGGTCGCGAAGATTTTGGGGTTAAACATAAGATCTCATATTTGGATGTTGAGCGTTATGGCTATGCAACACCGGTGGTTAAAAGCCTTTGTGAACATAAGCATCCTCTTAAATATGGCGACCATTTTATTGTAAGGACAAGCTTTGAAAATTCACCTGCGGCTAAGCTAATTTATAACTATGAAATTCTATCTGGTGAGAAGTTGATTTGTACGGGCCAAACGGTACAGGTTTTCACCGATGAAAATTCCGAATTAGTGCTTTACCCTCCGTCATTTTTCTTAGATTGGAAAAAGCAAATGGGCCTTATTTAA